AGGGGCCCTATCGGCGAATGTCTCGGCATTGGATATGCCGTGTCGACACTGCTTTCCTCACGAAACCATTGGAGACAGCAGAGGTCGCTCGGCCCGATCCTGGTGTCACTCTTTTGCCGTCCCGCGTCGCCACACCTAAGGAGACCGCCTGCCATGGAGCCTTTGGAACTCGCCGTCGCCTCGTCGGAACTCAGAGACCGGCTCCAGGCCCTCGACGTCCGGTCGTGCCTTGGCTGCGGGGCCTGCGCCAGCGGCTGTCCCATTCCCGGCACACCGGGCATGGAGGGGTTTGATCCCCGGGTGGCGGTGCGCCTTATCGCCATGGGCCGCGAGGCGGAAGTGGCGGCCTCGGCCTTTCCCTGGGTCTGTACCAGCTGCGGCCGGTGTTCCCATGTCTGTCCCATGGGTATTGATCTGACAGCTGTCTTCAGCCTGCTGCGCGGTCTGGTCCCCCGTTCCAAAGTCCCGGGAACGCTCGAAAAGGGTGTTTCATCGGTATTGGAAACCGGCAACACCCTGGCTATCCCTCTGGAAGACTTTCTCGACACCTTAAGCGACATTGGCGGTGAATTGGCCGAGGAGGAGTGTCCTGGCTTTTATGTGCCCGTGGACCAGCCCGGAGCCGATCTCCTCGTGTTTCTCAATTCCAAGGAAGTCTTCGGCGATTTCGACGATCTCAAATGGTGGTGGCGCATCTTCTATAATGCCCGGGAACACTGGACCGTGCCGTCGCGCAACTGGGAAGCCGAGGACTGGGGGCTTTTCACCGGCAATCCCGATGTCTCCCTGGTGCTGGCCCGGCGCAAGCTTGATCTCATGCGCAGTCTCGGGGCAGCCCGGCTGCTCATCCCCGACTGCGGCGGCGGATCCTACGGCTGTCGCATGGGGCTTAAAACCTGCGCCCTGGAAGATCCGTCGCATCAGGTCGATTCCCAGTATTTCTACGACTATCTGCTGGGCCTGATCGATTCGGGCCGCATCCGTCTCGATCCTACCCGCAATGCCGGACGCACCTTCGTCTGGCATGACGCCTGCAAACACGGTCGCGAACTGGAACGCCACTTCGGCAAGGGCTATTACGATGAGCCACGCGCCATCCTGGCCCATTGTGTCGGCGCACAAAATGTTGTGGCCATGACTCCCGATCGGGCCAACAACTACTGCTGCGGCGCCGGCGGCGGCAACTGGCCCATGCCTTTTGAAAAGGAATCGGCCGCCCATGGCCGGTTCAAAGTAGCCCAGCTCGAAGCCTGCCGGGCCGATGTGGTGGTGGTCGGCTGCGCCAACTGCCGTGACCAGCTGCAAAAACGCCTGCCCCGGTTTTTCCCTGGTCGCTGCAACTACGAAGTCAAATACCTCTGGCAGCTTGTGGCGGAGACCATGATTGCGACGCCCTGGACGCCAGCCGAGGTCGAAGCGGCCACAGAACGCAGCCGGCTGCAACACCAGCATTTTGAAGCTGAACTGGACGGAGGCTTTTGATGGACTCCCGACAGCCACTCCCCATTCTTGTGGTCGGCAGCGGCATGGCCGGCTTGCGGGCGGCGCTTGATCTGGCTGCGGCCGGCGCAGACGTCCTTCTTGTCGAGGCCGGCACTCGCCTTGGCGGCAGCCTGTCCCACGTGGCGATCCTGGCCCAAACCGGCCAACCCATCCGAGACCAGCTTGATGCCCTGACCAGGGAAGTCCAGGAGCATCCGGCCATCACGGTCCGGCTGGGGCAGCGCCTGGAGTCTTTTGCCGGCCAGCCCGGGGCGTTTCGCGCCGGGCTGGCCCAGCCAGGAGTGCAGGACCGGGAGGAGGTTGCGGTCTCGTGCCTTATCCTGGCCACGGGCAGCGTCCCGTTTCATCCGGGAAGCCTCGATTTCCTGGGGCACGGCGTCATACCGGACGTAGTCACAAGTCTCGATTTGGAAGCCATGCTCGCCAGAAAGGGCGGCATTGTGCGTCCTTCCGACGGCCAGCCACCGCTTTCGGTCGCCTTTATGCAGTGCGTTGGTTCACGGATGCTTCAGCCGCTGGATCGGCCGGCCTGCTGCGCCACCGGTTGCGCCGTAACCGTGCGTCAGGCCCTGGCCATGCCTCAGGCCAGACGCATTATCTGCGCCATTGATCTGCGCGCCCATGTGCCCGGAACCCAGGAGGCGCTCCATCAGGCAGAATCCGAGGGGGTCGCCCTGCGTCACATCCGCCCCCACACCCTGGAACCGGGACCGGACGGACGGGGGGTGGACTATCGCTTTGTAGACGAACAGGGCCAAGAGTGCCGGGAATCCGTGGATATGGTCGTATTGGCCGTGGGCGTCGGGCTGTCGGTCAGCACCCGGGCCATGCTCGAGGCCTCAGGGGTGGCGACCGGACGGCATGGCTTTGTGGCGACACAGCCGTTTGCACCCGTGGCCACCAGCCGGCCGGGCGTCTTTGTGGCCGGCAATCTGCGTGGTCCGGGCGAGGCGGCCCTGGCCGTGGTCCAAGGCTCGGCCGCAGCCTGTGAGGCGTGGACCGCGTTTGGCCCGAAAGAGGCACAGGCAACGACAGCGCCAGCCCTGGTGCTCGGCGGCGGGGTGGCCGGGCTGGCCTGTGGGTTGCGTCTGGCCCAGTGTGGTATTCCCGTGACCCTGGTCGAGTCTACCGACCGTCTGGGCGGCAATCCGCGCAAGCACCCGACGATCTGGAAAGGCCAGGAGACCAGGGAAGCCGTTGCCGCCATGGCCCAGGCAGTCCTTGACCACCCCGGTGTCACCGTGCTGACCGAGGCACGGCTGGTCGGCCTCTCCGGAGGGCCGGGGGCCTGGACCGGGCACCTTGACACGCCCCAAGGCCCTTGCGCCAGGGCCTTTGGCGC
The nucleotide sequence above comes from Desulfovibrio sp. TomC. Encoded proteins:
- a CDS encoding (Fe-S)-binding protein, with product MEPLELAVASSELRDRLQALDVRSCLGCGACASGCPIPGTPGMEGFDPRVAVRLIAMGREAEVAASAFPWVCTSCGRCSHVCPMGIDLTAVFSLLRGLVPRSKVPGTLEKGVSSVLETGNTLAIPLEDFLDTLSDIGGELAEEECPGFYVPVDQPGADLLVFLNSKEVFGDFDDLKWWWRIFYNAREHWTVPSRNWEAEDWGLFTGNPDVSLVLARRKLDLMRSLGAARLLIPDCGGGSYGCRMGLKTCALEDPSHQVDSQYFYDYLLGLIDSGRIRLDPTRNAGRTFVWHDACKHGRELERHFGKGYYDEPRAILAHCVGAQNVVAMTPDRANNYCCGAGGGNWPMPFEKESAAHGRFKVAQLEACRADVVVVGCANCRDQLQKRLPRFFPGRCNYEVKYLWQLVAETMIATPWTPAEVEAATERSRLQHQHFEAELDGGF
- a CDS encoding FAD-dependent oxidoreductase → MDSRQPLPILVVGSGMAGLRAALDLAAAGADVLLVEAGTRLGGSLSHVAILAQTGQPIRDQLDALTREVQEHPAITVRLGQRLESFAGQPGAFRAGLAQPGVQDREEVAVSCLILATGSVPFHPGSLDFLGHGVIPDVVTSLDLEAMLARKGGIVRPSDGQPPLSVAFMQCVGSRMLQPLDRPACCATGCAVTVRQALAMPQARRIICAIDLRAHVPGTQEALHQAESEGVALRHIRPHTLEPGPDGRGVDYRFVDEQGQECRESVDMVVLAVGVGLSVSTRAMLEASGVATGRHGFVATQPFAPVATSRPGVFVAGNLRGPGEAALAVVQGSAAACEAWTAFGPKEAQATTAPALVLGGGVAGLACGLRLAQCGIPVTLVESTDRLGGNPRKHPTIWKGQETREAVAAMAQAVLDHPGVTVLTEARLVGLSGGPGAWTGHLDTPQGPCARAFGAAVLALGGSEIRPDEYLLGRDPRVMTQLEFENWRRSHPAPDEVPRSVVFIQCVGSRQPCGYTACARLCCSQALCAAVDVKKSRPDAQVAVFYRDITAYGEAEDIYTEARRLGVLFFRYDPDAAPRVERLGTDLAVTGEDSLLGRPVRLRPDRVVLATPLAAAGVAAMAALFAVPTDALGFLSPVHPVLFPVDLPRPGLFAAGVCLGPKPLDESFAEAQAAAMRAAVFLTGRA